The window GGATGCTCATACCGAGTAATATACCGGGTATGCAGCGGCTCGGGTCAAGCCGTCGGCCTCTACTCGACGGCATGGAAACCATCGAAACGTCACTTCAGGTCTTAAACCAATACTTACGGTACGGACGTGGCTACCAATACTGAAAGAGGACGTTCGCTCGCGGGCGGTGTCAACGTGGCGGTCGCAGTGGCCCTGCTCGGGTTCACCGCCGCCGTCGCCGTCTCGCCCAGCACCTCGCAACCCTCGCTCACCCTGACGTCAGCGGTCGCGGTACCGACCGGCGCAGACCTCGAAGCCCGGCTCCGCGCCGTCGTCGACGGTGTGAACGGGCGCATCGCACTGCGCCCGGACGGCAAGATGTTCGCCACCGTCAGCGCCGGCACGGTACGGGTGTGGAGCACCGCCGCCGGCCGCCCGACCGGAGTGCCGATCACCGGCATCACCGGAACCGTCCACGCGGTCGAGTTCAGTGCCGACGGCGAACTGCTGGCCGTCGCCGGTGACGGCGGGGTGTCGCTGTGGGACCCGGCCACCGGCGAGCGGTCCGGTGCACCGTTGACCGGCCACACCGGAGCGGTGCGCACGGTGTCCTTCAGCTCGACCGGCAAGCTGATGGCCACCGGCGGCGACGACGGAACGGCCCGGCTGTGGGATCCGGCCACCGGTCGCTTGGTGCACACCCTGACCGGGCACACCGGCGCCGTACGCAACGTCGTGTTCAGCCGCAACGGCAAGCGGCTCGCGACCACCGGGGCCGACGACACGGTACGGCTGTGGCAGCCCACGACCGGCCGTCCGATCGGCGAACCCCGGACCGTCGCCCCCGGACCGGTCTACGCGATGAGCTTCAGCCCCGACGGCCGGCTGCTGGCCGCCTCCGGCGGCGGCAACACCGTCCGGCTCTGGAACCCGATCACCGGCGAACCCGCGGGCGTTCCGCTGACCGGCAGCTCCGGGCCAGTGCTCGGACTCACCTTCAGCCTCGGCCACAAACTGCTGGCCACGTCCTCCGGCGGCGACAGCACCGTCCAGGTGTGGAACACCACGACCCGCCGCCCGGCCATCGCGCCACTGACCGGACACAACCGGCCGGTACGCGCCATGCGGTTCGCCCGCGGCGGGGAACTGCTGGTCACCGGCAGCGACGACGGCACCGTACGGCTGTGGAACACCGAGACCGGAGCCGCCGAAGCCGCCCCGCTGACCGGCCACACCGGCCCGGTCTGGTCGCTGCGGATCAACGCGAGCGGCAAACGGCTGGTCACCGCCGGAGCCGACGGCAAGGTGCGGCTGTGGCACATCACCGACGAGGACCCGGCCTGATCCGGTGAACCTGATGGAGCACGGTCACGGCCGTGCTCCATCATCGAGTGACCCGATCCGGTCGTCCAGCGCCTGAATCCGTTTCCGGAGGACCTTCGCGTCCCGGGCCGGCAGCGCGTGCAGCACCCGGTCCAGGATCTCCCGGTTGTCCCGCGGATCGGGGCAGCAACCGACCTCGCCGTAATAGATCTGGTCCGCGCGTTCGTCGTCGTCGGCGCGGGCGAAACCCTCCCAGCCCTTCAGTGCGATCCACGCACCACTGGGGCCGAGGCGGGTTCGTTCGAGCCGGGCGAGGGCCCGCAGGCCCTTGGCGGACACGCCGTCGATCACGGCGATCCGTGTGCCCGGCTTGCGCCGCCGGGGCAGCTCGGCACGGACGGACCCGGGCGGCTTACGCGACATCGCTCCAAGAGGTGATCGTCATGACGGGCAGTGTTCCACGCACCCGCCGGCGACGACAACCTACTTCGCCGGGCGTCGCCAGTCGATGGTGGCCGCGACACCGGCGTGGTCGGAGGTGTATCGCGGCGCGGTCGCCCGGAACGGGTCCGCTCCGACGACCCTGGCGTCCCTCGGCGACGCGGCGCCGCCGAGCAGCACCAGATCGATCCGTGACGCCGCTTGCGAGGCCGGATTGTCCAAGCCGGGGTTCTGGCAGCACGTGTAGCCCGGCCCCGTGGTCCAGGCGTCCCGGAACCGGCCGGTCAGCAGCTGGTAGGTGTCGGTCGTACTGCCGTCGGCGGCCGAGTTGAAGTCACCGACCGCGATCACCGTTCCCGGGCCGGCGGCGGGCCCGGCGAGGAACTCGGTGACCTGGGCCTTCTGGATCTGCGGAAACCGCTGAGTCTCCAGGTGGGTGGTGACGAACCGGAACGACACCCCGTGGTGCTTCGCCTCGATGGACGCCCAGCCGTGCACCAGTTGGACCGGCGGAGCTCCTCCCGGCAGCGGCACGGTCAGCCGGGCCTGGTAGACGCCGTGGCTCGGGGCCGACCAGTGCAGGCCGGGAGTGCGGTCGTTCACGAGCAGCACGTCGCTGTCCCGCAACCGCAGCGTGCACGCCCCGATCGTGGCCGACGCGCAGGGGGCGGTCAGCGGCATCGGGCCGATGTCGGAACCGGGTGACGTGGCCGCGACCGTGTAGTGCAGGCCGCGGCGGGCGAGTGCCTGCCGCAGAACGGCCAGGAAGTCCTGGGACGGCCCGGCGCCCGGACCGGTCGTCGTCCACGTGACGACCTCCTGCAACCCGAGCAGGTCGGGACGCTCCCGCTGGATCTCGTCGGCGAGACCCTCGGCTCGTACGGCGAAGTCGGTCGCCCGTACCTGTGCGTAGATCATCGAGACCGCCGCGAGCAACGCGGGCGTGTCCTGCACCGTGAGGGCCGGGGTGAGGTCGGCACCGAGGTAGATGTTGCGGGTCATCACCCGCAGATGCTGCGGTTCGACGGGTCCGGCCGTGGTGGGTTCGGCCCAGGCCGGCCCGGCCGGCAGCGCCATGACACTGGCGAGTGCGAGAGCGACGAATGGGGAGCGCGTTTTCACCGGCGAAGATTCCCAGACGTACGGCCGCCTTGCCGATGCCCCGATCGGAGCAGGTGACACCCGCCCCGATCGACTGCGGTGACGAAGATCGGCGCCGGTCCGGCTGTTGTGCTGCTCAACCGTCATGTCGCAGGAGGCGGTCGCAACCCGGCCGCCGTGCGGTGTGCACGAGCAGGCACCACACCCCGTCCGAACAAGCGATCCGGAACGGGTGAGCCGGACGGCGTACCGAATCTTGAATCCCTCAAGTGGTGACCGAGCCCACCGATCACCTGTGGGAAGAACCGGACGGCACAGGAGCGGTGAGTGAGCGACGACGAGGGACAGGCACGGCTGTTCGGCTCCGCCTTCGACCACGCCTCGGCGGGCATGACACTGGTCGACGACTCCGGGATCTACCTGCGCGTGAACCGGGCCTACGCCGACTTCATCGGCTACACCGTCGAGGAACTCGTCGGCCGTTACTTCGGTGACTTCACCTGTACGCGGGACCACGACGCCGACGTCGCCCTGGTCGGTGATCTCATCTCCGGGGTGCGCAGCGCGATCCTGCGGGAGAAGGAATACCGGCACCGCGACGGCCGGATCCTGCCGGCGCTGGTCTCCAGCACGCTGGTCCGGCCGATCCCCGGCGGCCGGTGGCAACTGTTGAGCACCGTCGACTCCCTGACCGAGCAGCACAGTGCGCAGCGGCAACTGGCCGAGATGAGCTCCACCGTCGACGGCATCGTCACGGTGGATCAGGCCGGTCGAATCGTGGCGTGGAACCAGGGTGCCGAGCGGCTGCTCGGGTACACCTCGGCCGACATGCTCGGCCAGGAGTTCGCGGTCGTCGTCCCGGTGCGGGTCCGCCAGGAGTACCAGGCGGGGCTCGCGCAGTTCGTCGCCGGTGGCAGTCCGTTGCGCGGTACCACCGTCGAGGTGCCGGCCGTGCACGCCGACGGCCGGGAACTGCTGACCGAGTTGTCGTTGTCGACCTGGGCCCATGACGGGCACCCGCGCTACACGGCCATCCTGCGGGACGTGACCGTACAGCGTCGCGCGCAGCGGGCGGCCGCGCTGATCCGCCATGCCGCAGTGACGGCCAACAGCGCCGACGCCTTCGATGACGCCGCCGCCGACGTGGTGCGGGAGGTGTGCGTACGCCTGCAGTGGCGGGCCGGGCATGCCTGGATCAGCGGCAGCGAACGCGCGGTGTGGCACGTCGGTGAGCACGGGCACGACGCCGCCTGCACGCTGTCGGAGTGCGCCGCGCGAGGTGATGCGGGGAGCATGTCGGAGATGCCGGGTGACGGCGTCGCACTGATCGTCACCGACCTCGCCCGCCTCAAGCCGTGGGGCGGGTCGCTGGCCGGCTGCGGGATCGGCGCCGCCGTGGCGGTGCCGGTGCTGACCGGCGGCGAGGCGATCGGGGTGCTCTCGTTCTATCTGCCCGCCGACATCGCCACGCCGGACCACGATCTGCTGCAGGCGCTGGAGCAGATCGGCCTGGCGCTGGGCCGGGTCGTGGAACGGCAGCGCACCAACGAGACATTGGCCTGGCAGGCGACTCACGATCCGGTCACCGATCTCGCCAACCGCCGGTTGCTGCTGGACCACATCCGCGACAGCCAGCAGGCCTGCCGCAGTGTCGCGGCGCAGAGCGCTCTGCTGCTGATCAATCTCGACCGGTTCCGGCTGGTCAACGACGCCCTCGGTTATGCGGTGGGTGACCAGGTCCTGCGGCTGGTCGCGGAGCGGCTCCGGCTCGCCGCCGGTCCGGGGAACCTACTGGCCCGGTTGAGCGCCGACGAGTTCGTCGTTCTGACCGAGCTGCCGACGGATCCCGGGAACACCGTCTCCGCCGGCCTGGCCCACCGGCTGCTGCAGGCACTGGGTGAACCGCTGACCATCGGCGGCCACGAGCTCCGGCTCCGGGCGAGCATCGGGATCCGTCCCATCCATGCCGGCAATCTGCCGCCCGGCCTCCTGCCGGCTGCCGTCCTGCGTGACGCCGACGCCGCGTTGCGGCAGGCCAAGCGTCGTGGCAAGGATCAGGTGGTGGTGTTCGACGGTGCGCTGGCGGGCACCGCGGTGCGGCGGGTCGACGACGAGATCGCCCTGGCCCGGGCCATCACCGAGGAGCAGCTCCTGGTGCACTACCAGCCGATCATCGCGCTGGACACCGGACGGCCGGTGGGCGCCGAGGCGCTGGTGCGCTGGAACCGGCCCGGTCAGGGGAGGGTCGCGCCCGATCGATTCATCCCGCTGGCCGAGGACACCGGCCTGATCATCGATCTCGGCCGCTGGGTGTTGCGCCGGGCGTGCCGGGACGCCGCGAGATGGACGTCCGAGGCCCCGGTCATGGCCGACGCGTCGGTCAGCGTGAACGTCTCGCCTCGGCAGCTGACCCATCCCCGGTTCATCGGCGATCTCGACGCCGCGCTGGCCGACAGTGGCCTGCCCGCTCGGCGGCTCACCCTGGAGATCACCGAGACCGCGTTGATCAGCGAGCCGGAGGCGGTGATGGAGACCCTGCACGAGATCCGCATCCGCGGGGTCCAGTTGGCGCTGGACGACTTCGGCACCGGCTACAGCTCGCTGAGCTACGTGCAGAAGCTGCCCGCGACGATCCTGAAGATCGACAAGAGCTTCGTCGACCCGATCACCGGGCCGGGCGCCGGAACCTCGCTCAGTGAGGTCGTGATCAAACTCGCCGATGCCACCGGGCTGGTCACCGTCGCCGAGGGCGTGGAGAACCCGGAACAGGCCAGCGCCCTGCGGTTGCTCGGCTGCCACCGCGGTCAGGGATACACCTGGTCGCGGCCGATCGCGCAGAACGAGTTGTCGCAGATCGCCGGAGCTCTCTCGATCGTCAGCGACGTTCCCGGCACCGCCGTCTGACGTCGGGGTGCCCGGCCGGGCCGGCCCGGTGTGGGCCGGCCGTGCCGAACCGTCAGCACTTCTTCCAGGCGACGTGGTACACGGTGTCGAGATTGCCGTCGGTGGAGTCCATGGTGAGGAAGCTGGTGGCCTTGCGGTTGGAGGTGCCGGCGTTGACCCGTAGTTCGGTGTTGACGTTGAGGTAGCGGCGTTCGCCGCAGGGCAGGAAGGACAGCGAACTGATGCCGATGGTGTCGGTGCGCTGCCAGTCGCCATCGGCCGGGCCGGTGAAGTTGTGCCGGGTCGCGGTGGTGCGCGGCTCACCCTGGAAGTAGTAGAACGCGGCCTGGAGGCCGGACGCCCCGCGTTCCAGCCGGGCGAAGCCCCGGTAGTCGGTGCGGGCAATGGCGTAGGTGAATCCCTCCGGAACGTCGACCGAGAGGGCCATCTGGCAGTTCTTGCGGAAGTCGATGGCCTTGGCGCCGGCGCCGACCTGTGCGGTGAAGGCGCTGTAGGTCACGGTGAAGGCCTTGTTGTCCGGCGACACGGTGACGTCGGCGGTGCCCAGCGGGCAGCCGGAGCCGTTGGCGGACACGACGCTGATGGACATCCGATCCTGCGGCGCCGGAGGCCCGGGGGAGGCTGCCGCCGGTGCCGGGCAGGCGGCGAGATAGGCGAGCATGGCGGTGCCGGTGGCGAAGATCTTGAACATGGCAGCTCCTACCGAGCGAATCGGGCAATACGCAGCGAACGTACATATATGCCCTATTTGCCACAAGATGTTCGTCTGGGGGTTTGATCTCCTGAAGGTGACTTTCACGCCGATACCGGCCGCATGGCTGATCACTGGATGGGCCGCCCGGCCGGAGGTGGTGCAACGAACAACCGACCCCGAAGGCCGGCGGTGGGTGATCGCGGCCGCGGCCGGTTGGCGAGCGACCGCGGCCGCGATCGGTGAGGCGGGCGGCCGAGCCGTGAGTGCGGGCACGGCCCGGCCGACCGCCGTCAGGGGGAGGTGCAGGTCAGGGTGGGTGCCCCGGTGGTGCCGGTGGCGATGAACCCGAAGGTGGTGGAGCCGTCGGCGGGCAGGTTGCCGTTCCAGGAGACGTTGCGGACGCTGACCGTGGAGCCGGAGGTGGTCAGCGTGCCGTTCCAGACCTGGCTGATCGAGGAACCGGACGGCAGCGTCCAGGAGACCGTCCAGCCGTTGGGCGTACCGCTGCCGGCCTGGACTTTGACCTCGCCCTGGTAACCGCCGTTCCAGGTGCTCACCGCTCGCAGGGTGGCGCCGCAGGCACCGGTCGGCAGCGACGGTGACGTCGATGGGGAGGACGACGGCGACGAGGACGGTGACGACGAGGGCGACGACGACGGTGAGGACGGCGCCGACGTCGGTGAGGACGGCGGGTTGGGTGCCGAACTGGCCAGGCTGTAGGCGAGGTCCGGCTGGAACGAGCCGGCGGCGTACCGGCAGCCGTCGGCCTCACCCGGCGGCTTGATCCACAGGTAGGCGTCGATGTTCGCGTCGCCGGTGTTCACCGTCGGGTACTGCCCGATCCGGCGGTCGGTGTTGTCGTCGCCGCACCAGTCGCCACTGGCGCCACCGTTGCGGCTGGTGTCGATCACCTGCCGTTTGCCGTTGACGCCCTGCCCGCTCAGCGAGGAGATGATCGAGCGGCCGTACGCCGACTCCGCGCTCGTCGGTTGGAAGTTGGAGGCGTTGGTGTAGAAGCCGTCCGCGTCCGCGACACCGGCGGCGACCAGCCGGGACGCCTGGTCACCGGCGCTGTTCCAGGCGGAGTGCCCGCCGTCGAGGTAGACCTTGGCGTTCGGGTTGCCGGCCTTCAGGGTCTGGGTGGCGGTGCGCAGCGCCTGGTTGCGGGCCGCGATCTCGGTGCTGTTCAGGCAGGTGAGCAAGGCGATCGAGTCGGGCTCCAGGTTCAGCACGACGGTCTGGCCGCCCAGGTTGCGGGCGATGTTGCCGATCCACGTCTGGTACTGGGTGAGGTCGGGAGCGCCGCCCGAGCTGGCGCCGCCGCAGTCGCGGTTGGTGATGCCGTAGACGGTCAGGGCGGGGATCTGCCCGGCCGCGTTCGCGGCGTTGACGTAGGTGGCGACCTCGCTGCCGATGGTGGAGATGTTGAAGTTCGACAGCCAGCGGGTGGCCGGTTGACTGTCGATCCTGCTGCGGATCACGGTGGCGCGGGAGTCGCCGGAGTTCGACGACAGCCAGCGGGCGACCGGGGTGTTCGGGTCTCGGTAGAGGGTTCCGGAGATGGTGCCGGCGGAGGCGGTGCCGGTGACGATCAGAACGCTCGCCGCGGCCACGGTGGTGCAGGCGGCAGCGACGGCGACGACGCGGGAACGGGCCATGGGTGCTTCTCCTGGGGATGGGAGTGGGAGCGCTCCCAAGTTAACCCCATCGATGTCATCGGGCAACATTCCTGCAAAAAACGGTCCGCGAGACGGGGCCGGAGTGCGCGGGTTCGATACCGTGCCCAGCGCGCGAGAAGACGACCTCTCCGCTGACACCGAATGACAAGGAGCTGACGGCGATGACGGAGACGAACCCCGCGCTCGGCGACGTGCTGTGGTCGGGGGCCTCGCAGGATCTCACCGCGCTGGCGACGGGTGGCCGGGTGCAGACCGGCTCCTACACGGTGACCACGGACGCGATCCGGTTCTCGTCGGGTGTCATCTCCACCCGGGAGGAGGTCATCCCGATCTGGCTGGTCGTCGACGCCGACATCAACCAGCACATCACCCAGCGGGTCCGCGGCGTCGGCGACCTCATCCTGCGCCTGGACCCGGCCCACGCCGGGAAGTACGGGCAGAAACAGATCCTCCTGGATTCGATCGAGAACCCGTCCGAGGTGCGCGACCTGATCCTGCGGCAGGCGAACACGGTCCGCCGGTACTGGTCCCAGCATCACTACGACCGCGACGTCGAACTACGCCGGGCCGGCGCGGTCTCCACCAACGTCGCCGTGGTGGCCCCGCCCAACCCGGTCCCGGCACCGGTTCCCGCCCAGGCGCCGGCTCCCGCCCTGGAGGCCGCGGCCGCTCCCGGTGGCGACCTGATGGCCCAGCTCGTCCGGCTCGGCGAGATGAAGACCGCCGGACTGCTCACCGACGAGGAGTTCACCGCGGCCAAGGCGAAGCTCCTGGCGTGAGGCCGGACCGGCCGGGGGCGTGACTCCCCGGCCGGCTCGCCGCCGATCAGTCGTTGTCGTTGGCAAGGGTCTCGTAGACGTCGGCGGCCAACTCGCCGTCGACCTGCGCCGGGGCCGGCTGAGCGCCGGTCTGCCCGTACTCGGAGATCTTGATGACCAGCGGCGGCTCCGGCTCGATGCCGCCGGCCGGTTCCGAGGCCATCCGGTGTTCGGGCATCGTGACGATGAACTCGGTGAGCCGACCCTGGCCGTCGAGGGTCGCGCGGAACGGCATCGTCTTGGCGCCCACCCCGTACAGATAGGTCGGGTCGGAGAAGATCCGTTCGAGGGCCGGATCCTTCCGGGTGGCGTCGAGGGTCCCGGTGATGACGTCGCCGGAGCGCTCGGCGGTCGTCACCGCCGCGATCAGGGTGCCGGCGCCGGTGGCGTCGGGCTGGCCGGTGGTCGGGAGCGTCGCCATCACGTCCAGGTGGCTCAGCGACTCGTCGGCGGCGGCGGCCGTCACCTTCTTCTCGTCGGCGCGGACCCACCGGGTGCCGTCCAGCTGCTCGAACACCTTCATCGCGGCCTGCCCCTGTGCGCCGGTGACGTGCTGCTGGAAGTAGGTGCGGAACTGTTCGTGCTGCTCGGGACTGCCGAAGATCAGGTAGCGCATGTAGAACTCCGACCCGGTACGCAGCACCTGGTAGGTGTCGGAGTGCTCGATCAGCACACTGTCCGGCAGGTGGACCGCGCCGCGGCGGACGTCGGCGATCCAACCGGCGCCGGTCCGGCTGAACGTGTAGTCGCCGTCGGCCAGGCCGGACAGCGAGTTCTGCAACGTCTGCACGGCGTCCCCGGTGACCGCCGGCGGCAGCGCGTCCTCGTGTTTGTTCGGCGTGAGCAGGGCGATGCCGGTCGTGACCAGCACGACCGCGGCCGCCGTCACCGCCCCGGCCAGCATCCGCCGGTTGCGGCGGACCCGGCGCGCGACGTGCAGCACCTCCGCGGGCGGCAGTGGCTCGGTGGTTCGGGCCAAGTCGTTCATCGCTGTCCTCAGGTGGTCGTGAGTGGGCATCAGTGGCTCCATCGGGCGGTGATCGGGCCGGACTCGCCGTGTCCCGTGGGCGGCGCCTCGTCGGTGAGGACGACTCTCAACTTGCGCAGCGCACGCGAGCAGGTCGACTTCACCGTGCCGAGGCTGACACCGAGCGCCTCGGCGGTGTCACGTTCGGAGCAGTCGTCCAGGTAGCGCAGCACGACGATGGTCCGCTCCCGGCTGGTCAGCCGATCGAGGGCGGCGAGCAGTGCACGCCGGTCCTCGACGGTGTTCTCCGGCGTCGCGGGCTGGTCGGGTACCTCACCGACCGGCTGCTCGTGGCGCTGATGGGCGGTGCGCCACCAGTCGGTCACCGCGTTGGTCACCGCGCGGTGCACGTAGCCGTACGGGTCGTCGTGCTCGATGTGCCGCCATCGCTGGTAGGCACGTACCAGCACGGACTGCACGATGTCCCGCGCCTGTTCGTGATTGCCGCAGAGCAGCTCCGCATGTGCGATGAGCCGACCCGAACGCTGCGCCACGAAATCGATGAACGTCTCGTCGCTGTGACGGCGGCGTCTGATCTTCATGCTCGGTAGACGAAGTCGGCGGCACAAAGGTTGAGAACCGCCGCTGTTGTACTGTGAGCCGATGTCCGCGCTCCCGCGTCGCCTCGGCCTCCGGCCGCTCGCGATCGTGGCGACGGCCCTGGCGCTGCTGCTGCTCGCGATGAGCCAGCTCGCCTCGCCGGGCAACGTGAAACGGGCCTTCGGTCCGGCCGTGGACAGCCCGGTCGTCGTTCTGGTGCAGGCGGCCTGCGAGCACCCGCACACCGGTGATCAGACGACGTCGTCCCAGCACCGGCAGGACGACGTCTCGGCTCCGGCGGTGGCGCCGGTGCTGCGCCCGCCCGCCGACACGACCGGCATCCTGCTGCCTGACCTGCGGACCGATCCCGTTCTCGCCGTTGCCGTGACACCGGCTGATGATTCCACGGCGCTGCCCGCCGCGGACCCGGCCGGCCTGGGCGTCCTGCGTATATAGCGGTCCTCGCCTCCCCTTACGGACAGTTCTTCACCTCTCCCTACGGAGAGTTCCTCGCTGCTGCCGCCGTGTCCCGTGCGGTCGTCAGCCGATTCGTCGTTGGAGAAAGGACCTCCCATGCCGTCGAAAACCACCCACAAGAAAGCCGGCCGAGCCACCCGACAGCTGACCCGGGCGCCGGGCATGAGCACCAACCTGAAGGTGACCCTGAGTGTGCTGGGCGCCGCGCTGGCCGTACTGCTGCTGATCGTGGCGGTCAACCTGACCGAGCCGAAACCGGCCGGCGCCGTCGAGACGGTCCGTGCCGACAGTCATCGGCTGTCCACGGCCGCCGACGGCAAGGTCACCGTCGTCGAGTTCCTCGACTTCGAATGCGAGGCCTGCGGCGCCGCCTATCCGGGCGTCGAGAGACTGCGGGCCGAATACGGCGACCGGATCACCTACGTGGTGCGTTACTTCCCGATCGCGAGCCACCCCAACGCGTTCAATGCGGCGCATGCGGCCGAGGCCGCCGCCCGGCAGGGCAGATTCGAGCAGATGTACGTCAAACTCTTCGACAACCAGTCGGGGTGGGGCCACAGCCAGGAGTCGAGGGCGCCGGTCTTCGCCGGATACGCCGCCGAACTCGGGTTGGACATGACGAAGTACAGCGCGGACGTGACCAGTGCCGAGGTCGCCGAGCGGGTGAAGTCGGACGCCGCCGACGGGGTGGCCCTCGGTGTCCAGGGCACGCCGACGTTCTTCGTCAACGGCGAGCGGTTCACCGACCGGCCCTCCTACGAGGCGCTCAAGGCGACCATCGACGCGGAGCTGAACAAGTGACCGAAGTCGATCGTCCGGTGCTCACCGATCGGCTGATCGGCTGGATCCTCACCGTCGGCGGGCTGGTCGGTGCGCTCGCCGCGTTCGTGCTGATGGTCGAGAAGGTGGCGCTGCTCAAGGACCCGTCCTACGTCCCGAGCTGCTCGATCAACCCGATCCTGTCCTGCGGCTCGGTGATGACGACCGCGCAGGCCGAGGTGTTCGGCTTCCCGAACCCGCTGATCGGCGTGGCCGCCTTCCCGGTGGTCGCGGCGACCGGGGTGGCGGTGCTGGCCGGGGCTCGGCTGCCGCGTTGGTGGTGGCTGGCGCTGCAGGCCGGCGCGCTGTTCGGGGTGGTCTTCGTGCACTGGCTGTTCGTGCAGAGCCTCTACCGGATCGGGGCGCTCTGCCCGTACTGCATGGTGGTCTGGATCGTCATGATCTTGATCTTCTCGTATCTGACCCTGCACAACGCCGAACGGGGGCATCTGCCGGCACCACGCCGGATCACCCGGGCGCTGCTGATGGTGCACAGCACCGTGCCGCTGGTCTGGCTGTTGATCCTCACCGCGCTGATCGGGGTCAGGTTCGCCGACTACTGGCGCACGCTGCTCTGATCTCCTGGGTGGATTCCTGGCGGCGGTCTGCCCGGCAAGGCGATCGGCGGCACGGTCTCCTGGACCTGCCGGGAGCGGTGACCCGCAGCGCCGGCCGGCATTCCATGACGGGGTGTCGGCCGGCCGCCGCAACCGAGACGGAACCCGGTCTGCAACCCGCCCTGCCTAGCTTGGGCGGGTGTTCGTGTTCGGGGACGACGGCCCGCGTAGGCGGCTGGGGCTGCCGGGGGTGCTGGTGCTGCTGCTCGTGGCGGCCGGGGTGCTCGCGGCGGTCTGGTGGGATCCGACCCCGCCGTCGCCGGCCGCCGTGCCGATCCCGGCGCCTCGCGGCGACATCTCCACCGCCGAGAGCCGGGAAGAGGACGAGAGGTTCCGCAGTAGCCAGGGCTGCGACGTCGGCATATTGATCCACATCGCGGGGGACGTGCCGGCGGGTCCGGAGCAGGTCCTGAGGTTGGAGCGGCAGAGTCGCGCGGACACCTGCACGGATGCGATCGCCGATGATCCGCGGCGGGTGCGGCTCTCGCCGCCGGACGGTTGGGACAGCCAGGCGGTGGAGATCCACGCCGCGATGGACCGCGTCCTCTGCCCGCCCACCACCGAATGCCGGCACCACGAACCGAACAAGCAGCCGAAGCTCACCGACGCCGATCTGGCCGCGGTGCGGCAGGCGCTGATCGACATCGGTCGCCCCGAGGCGGAGGTCCGGCCCGTGCAGTACGGCGACGGCGGCCCGGGGCGGACCGTGATGTACGGGATCCCACTGGGACATGACGCTTGCGCGGTCTCCTACGCGACCATCGGCCTGCATCCGGGCCGGCTCGGCGCCGTCGGCGTCCTGACCAGCGGCCGAT of the Actinoplanes sichuanensis genome contains:
- a CDS encoding SigE family RNA polymerase sigma factor, which gives rise to MKIRRRRHSDETFIDFVAQRSGRLIAHAELLCGNHEQARDIVQSVLVRAYQRWRHIEHDDPYGYVHRAVTNAVTDWWRTAHQRHEQPVGEVPDQPATPENTVEDRRALLAALDRLTSRERTIVVLRYLDDCSERDTAEALGVSLGTVKSTCSRALRKLRVVLTDEAPPTGHGESGPITARWSH
- a CDS encoding DsbA family protein: MSTNLKVTLSVLGAALAVLLLIVAVNLTEPKPAGAVETVRADSHRLSTAADGKVTVVEFLDFECEACGAAYPGVERLRAEYGDRITYVVRYFPIASHPNAFNAAHAAEAAARQGRFEQMYVKLFDNQSGWGHSQESRAPVFAGYAAELGLDMTKYSADVTSAEVAERVKSDAADGVALGVQGTPTFFVNGERFTDRPSYEALKATIDAELNK
- a CDS encoding vitamin K epoxide reductase family protein, whose product is MTEVDRPVLTDRLIGWILTVGGLVGALAAFVLMVEKVALLKDPSYVPSCSINPILSCGSVMTTAQAEVFGFPNPLIGVAAFPVVAATGVAVLAGARLPRWWWLALQAGALFGVVFVHWLFVQSLYRIGALCPYCMVVWIVMILIFSYLTLHNAERGHLPAPRRITRALLMVHSTVPLVWLLILTALIGVRFADYWRTLL